A region of Triplophysa dalaica isolate WHDGS20190420 chromosome 20, ASM1584641v1, whole genome shotgun sequence DNA encodes the following proteins:
- the klhl17 gene encoding kelch-like protein 17 isoform X3, whose translation MSESHQTHVTLHDIDPQALEQLVQYAYTAEIVVGEGNVQTLLPAASLLQLNGVRDACCKFLLSQLDPSNCLGIRGFADTHSCSDLLKSAHKYVLQHFVEVSKTEEFMLLPLKQVLDLISSDNLNVPSEEEVYRAVLSWVKHDIDGRRQHVPRLMKCVRLPLLTRDFLMSNVDTELLVRHHSECKDLLIEALKYHLMPEQRGVLSNSRTRPRRCEGASPVLFAVGGGSLFAIHGDCEAYDTRTDRWHMVASMSTRRARVGVAAIGNKLYAVGGYDGTSDLATVESYDPVTNAWQPEVSMGTRRSCLGVAVLHGLLYAAGGYDGASCLNSAERYDPLTSTWTSIAAMSTRRRYVRVATLDGSLYAVGGYDSSSHLATVEKYDPQSNTWTAIANMLSRRSSAGVAVLEGMLYVAGGNDGTSCLNSVERYNPKTNTWEGVAPMNIRRSTHDLVAMDGWLYAVGGNDGSSSLNSIEKYNPRSNKWVAASCMFTRRSSVGVAVLELLNFPPPSSPTLSVSSTSL comes from the exons ATGTCCGAGAGCCATCAGACCCATGTGACCTTACATGACATTGACCCTCAGGCTCTGGAGCAGCTGGTGCAGTATGCCTACACTGCTGAGATCGTGGTAGGGGAAGGAAATGTGCAG ACCCTGTTGCCGGCAGCAAGTCTCCTGCAGCTCAACGGTGTGAGAGATGCCTGCTGCAAATTCCTCCTCAGCCAGCTGGACCCCTCCAACTGCCTGGGCATCCGCGGCTTTGCGGACACTCACTCCTGCAGCGACCTGCTCAAGTCTGCCCATAAGTACGTCCTGCAGCACTTTGTAGAGGTTTCCAAGACCGAGGAGTTTATGCTGTTGCCACTGAAACAG GTGTTGGATCTCATCTCCAGTGATAATCTGAATGTCCCATCGGAAGAGGAAGTCTACAGAGCAGTGCTTAGCTGGGTCAAACATGACATCGACGGGCGGAGGCAGCACGTGCCACGG TTGATGAAATGTGTGCGGCTGCCGCTGCTGACACGAGACTTTCTGATGAGCAACGTGGATACAGAGCTGCTGGTGCGTCACCACTCCGAGTGCAAAGACCTGTTGATTGAAGCGCTAAAGTATCATCTGATGCCCGAGCAGAGAGGCGTGCTCAGCAACAGTCGCACCCGGCCACGTCGCTGCGAGGGCGCTAGTCCGGTGCTCTTTGCCGTTG GTGGGGGAAGTCTTTTTGCTATTCATGGAGACTGTGAGGCGTATGACACCAGGACGGACCGCTGGCACATGGTGGCGTCCATGTCAACACGACGGGCACGAGTCGGTGTGGCTGCTATTGGAAATAAACTCTATGCTGTTGGAGG GTATGACGGCACTTCTGATTTGGCAACTGTAGAATCATATGATCCAGTAACCAACGCGTGGCAGCCTGAGGTCTCCATGGGAACGAGGAGGAGCTGTTTAGGTGTAGCGGTACTGCATGGACTGCTTTATGCTGCCGGAGGATATGATGGTGCTTCCTGTCTCAACAG TGCAGAGAGGTATGACCCTCTGACCAGTACCTGGACCTCCATTGCTGCCATGAGCACCAGGCGGCGATATGTCAGAGTGGCTACGCTAG ATGGGAGTCTGTATGCAGTTGGTGGGTACGACAGCTCCTCCCACTTGGCCACGGTAGAAAAGTACGACCCGCAG AGTAATACGTGGACTGCCATTGCCAACATGCTGAGCAGGAGAAGCAGTGCAGGGGTGGCAGTATTGGAGGGCATGCTTTATGTTGCTGGGGGCAATGATGGCACCAGCTGCCTGAATTCCGTGGAAAGATACAATCCAAAAACCAATACTTGGGAAGGAGTGGCGCCCATGAACATTCGCAG GAGTACTCATGACCTGGTTGCCATGGACGGCTGGCTGTATGCAGTTGGAGGCAATGACGGCAGCTCCAGTCTCAATTCCATAGAGAAGTACAACCCTCGTAGCAACAAATGGGTGGCCGCATCGTGCATGTTTACGCGCCGAAGCAGCGTGGGAGTCGCCGTCCTGGAGCTGCTTAACTTTCCGCCACCTTCCTCACCCACTCTTTCTGTCTCCTCCACCAGTCTTTGA